The following are from one region of the Gammaproteobacteria bacterium genome:
- a CDS encoding DUF4411 family protein, with protein MAKNFHYSPSFCQAFWEWIVAGNNNSVFFTIDRVADECKYKKDYLCDFIEENNDSFVKNTNNSDILGRYSEIQVWANTIWVNGKDKNKTKKH; from the coding sequence ATGGCAAAGAATTTTCATTATTCACCGAGCTTTTGTCAGGCTTTCTGGGAATGGATTGTTGCTGGCAACAATAACTCAGTTTTCTTCACTATCGATAGAGTTGCTGATGAATGCAAATATAAAAAAGATTATCTTTGTGATTTTATTGAAGAGAATAACGATAGCTTTGTGAAAAACACAAATAACTCGGATATTCTTGGAAGATACTCAGAAATTCAGGTTTGGGCCAATACGATTTGGGTTAATGGTAAAGATAAAAATAAAACAAAAAAGCATTAG
- a CDS encoding ImmA/IrrE family metallo-endopeptidase yields the protein MSDEFAPAIFINGDDTKYANIFTLAHELSHIWLGESGISDADISSRNINETRCNTIAAEVLVPSKDFMHQWGNTSADFREKISVLNKSFKVSELVIARIALTNGKISQDNYRTVYAEVIKRWREKKRKDKEKESIVPFAITLPIRNSSRITNTVIELGPVNTI from the coding sequence ATTTCTGATGAATTTGCACCTGCAATTTTCATAAATGGCGACGATACGAAATACGCCAACATATTTACTTTGGCGCATGAACTTTCCCATATATGGCTTGGCGAATCAGGTATTTCTGATGCCGATATAAGCTCCAGAAATATAAATGAAACAAGATGCAATACTATTGCAGCAGAAGTTCTTGTGCCATCCAAGGATTTTATGCATCAATGGGGAAACACTAGTGCAGATTTTAGAGAAAAAATATCAGTTTTAAATAAATCGTTCAAAGTTAGTGAATTAGTTATTGCAAGAATTGCCCTGACAAACGGAAAAATTTCTCAAGATAACTATAGAACAGTTTATGCGGAAGTGATTAAACGATGGCGAGAAAAGAAACGTAAAGACAAAGAAAAGGAAAGCATAGTACCATTTGCGATTACATTACCGATAAGAAATAGTAGTCGTATCACTAATACCGTAATCGAATTAGGGCCTGTTAACACTATTTGA
- a CDS encoding IS1595 family transposase, protein MLEYFVLEVTARSAADILDNTNSAVLFYRKIREVIVYHLEQESHEIFDGVVELDESYFGGIRKGKRGRGAAGKVAVFGILKRGGKVYTKVVGDTKTETSMPLITRKIAPDSVVYTDCYRSYNALDVNHFYHERINHSTLFAQGKNHINGIENFWNQAKRVLRKYNGIPKESFPLFLKECEFRFNYGTPKQQLKILKLWTQI, encoded by the coding sequence CTGCTGGAATATTTTGTATTGGAAGTTACAGCAAGATCGGCAGCCGATATACTGGACAACACGAATAGTGCAGTCCTGTTTTATCGCAAAATACGCGAAGTAATTGTTTACCATTTGGAACAGGAATCTCACGAAATCTTTGATGGTGTGGTGGAGTTGGATGAAAGCTACTTTGGCGGTATCCGTAAAGGTAAACGAGGTCGAGGTGCTGCAGGTAAGGTTGCGGTGTTTGGCATATTAAAACGTGGTGGCAAGGTCTATACGAAGGTCGTTGGAGATACCAAGACAGAAACGTCGATGCCGCTCATTACTAGAAAAATAGCACCTGACAGCGTAGTTTATACAGATTGTTATCGCAGTTACAATGCGCTTGATGTGAATCATTTTTACCATGAACGGATCAATCATTCCACACTCTTTGCTCAAGGTAAGAATCACATCAATGGCATTGAGAACTTTTGGAATCAGGCTAAACGCGTCTTAAGAAAATACAATGGCATTCCTAAAGAATCATTTCCACTGTTTCTCAAAGAATGCGAATTCAGATTCAATTATGGAACACCTAAACAACAACTAAAAATACTCAAACTTTGGACTCAGATTTAA
- a CDS encoding TIR domain-containing protein, with protein MNHMPEKTMFPDPKYKVYVSYNHCIEDQEYRNHFEEILLANQDIVIMKSAQIGNIEPGLSVETIRQLIREKYLKDSTVTVVLIGSNTWKQKQVDWEIDASIETTQNNQISGLLGIITPSYHKNDTLEYNEHTIPPRLYDNTRCGFASIHFWDTDPFIIQEWIHDAFERRTRFDPDNSRPSFAENLLGSEWHS; from the coding sequence ATGAATCATATGCCTGAGAAAACAATGTTTCCCGATCCTAAGTATAAAGTCTATGTAAGCTATAACCACTGCATTGAAGATCAGGAATACCGGAATCATTTCGAAGAAATCCTCTTGGCCAATCAAGATATAGTCATTATGAAATCAGCTCAAATTGGAAACATAGAGCCTGGTCTTTCCGTAGAAACCATTCGGCAATTGATAAGAGAGAAATATTTGAAAGATTCGACTGTCACAGTCGTTCTTATCGGCTCCAATACGTGGAAACAAAAACAGGTCGACTGGGAGATAGACGCAAGTATCGAAACAACGCAGAACAACCAAATTTCCGGATTACTAGGGATAATCACCCCCTCATATCATAAAAATGATACGTTAGAATACAATGAACACACCATTCCACCGAGGCTATATGACAATACTAGATGCGGCTTCGCCAGTATTCACTTCTGGGATACCGATCCGTTCATTATTCAGGAGTGGATTCACGATGCCTTCGAGAGAAGAACCAGATTTGATCCCGATAATTCGCGCCCAAGTTTTGCAGAAAATTTACTGGGGAGTGAGTGGCATTCATAA
- a CDS encoding DUF1269 domain-containing protein, which translates to MRRIYFLAPDLAVTKNVVNDLLHAKIDEKHIHIIAKRNTPLEDLPEANLLQKSDFIPAIEQGIAVGGSTGLLAGLVAIMLPPASTVIAGGVLLASTVVGAGVGAWVSGMVGMSIGNRQIKEFEAAIEAGKFLVLADVPANRVNEIEECIKQHIPQAEIESTEPRIPSFP; encoded by the coding sequence ATGCGACGCATCTATTTTCTTGCCCCCGATCTTGCTGTAACTAAGAATGTTGTTAATGACTTACTACACGCAAAAATCGATGAAAAACATATCCATATCATTGCCAAACGCAACACACCCTTAGAAGACCTTCCAGAAGCCAATCTTTTACAAAAAAGTGATTTCATTCCAGCAATTGAACAAGGAATCGCAGTCGGCGGATCAACCGGCTTGCTCGCGGGATTGGTTGCAATTATGCTTCCGCCTGCTTCAACAGTGATTGCAGGCGGTGTATTGCTTGCCAGTACAGTCGTTGGGGCCGGTGTGGGCGCATGGGTGAGCGGTATGGTAGGGATGAGTATTGGAAACAGACAAATTAAAGAGTTTGAAGCTGCTATAGAAGCGGGTAAATTTCTGGTATTGGCCGATGTTCCGGCTAATCGTGTTAATGAAATTGAGGAGTGTATAAAACAGCATATTCCTCAGGCAGAAATCGAAAGTACCGAACCCAGAATACCTTCCTTTCCATAA
- a CDS encoding TIGR03118 family protein — MHKIRLHRAALVTGLLLVTFALPSHAVLFNIDNLVTDDQSAHAAQITDSGLINAWGLSYAPTGPFWVSANGTGTSPLYSVDPATQVTSKLALTVTIPGAGNVTGQVFNGTSAFNGDRFLFVSEDGTVSGWRPALGSTAETLAVASATSLYKGAAFSTIGSDSYLYAANFHTGAVDVYKGSTLSPALTGTFTDPSLPSGYAPFNIQNLDGTLYVTYAQQDPLSPDEVAGPGLGLVDAYDQQGNFLARIATGGSLNAPWGLAIAPSSFGSMAGALLVGNFGDGHISAFDPATHAFLGQVLGNDGNPLAIDGLWAISPGNDGLAGSSHLLYFTAGPDDESHGLFGVLTPVPEPSVYAMLLIGLVVIGSVFIRRNPS; from the coding sequence ATGCATAAAATCCGACTCCATCGTGCAGCGCTCGTTACCGGTCTACTTTTAGTTACATTCGCCCTTCCTTCTCACGCTGTGTTATTCAATATCGATAACCTCGTCACTGACGACCAAAGCGCTCATGCCGCACAAATTACCGATTCCGGCCTGATCAATGCTTGGGGATTATCCTACGCACCAACGGGACCATTTTGGGTATCCGCCAACGGTACCGGAACATCTCCTCTATATAGCGTTGACCCGGCGACTCAAGTGACCAGCAAGTTAGCGTTAACTGTTACGATTCCTGGTGCCGGTAATGTCACGGGCCAGGTTTTCAACGGCACGAGTGCTTTTAACGGCGACCGGTTTCTGTTCGTCAGTGAAGACGGTACCGTTTCCGGATGGCGCCCTGCTTTAGGTTCGACTGCCGAAACACTCGCTGTCGCATCCGCTACTTCGCTTTATAAAGGCGCAGCCTTCAGCACAATTGGCAGTGATAGCTATCTGTACGCAGCCAACTTCCATACCGGTGCAGTCGATGTATACAAGGGCTCCACACTGTCTCCGGCACTCACCGGCACATTCACCGATCCTAGCTTGCCATCGGGTTATGCGCCGTTCAATATCCAGAATTTGGATGGTACGCTTTATGTGACTTATGCTCAGCAAGATCCACTCTCACCGGATGAAGTTGCCGGACCAGGGCTAGGTCTCGTGGATGCATATGACCAACAGGGAAATTTCCTTGCCCGCATCGCCACGGGTGGCAGCTTGAATGCGCCTTGGGGTTTGGCGATTGCACCGTCTTCCTTCGGCTCAATGGCCGGTGCGCTGCTGGTCGGTAACTTTGGCGATGGCCACATCAGCGCCTTTGATCCGGCAACGCATGCATTTTTAGGACAGGTTCTCGGCAATGACGGTAATCCACTTGCAATCGACGGGCTTTGGGCGATATCACCCGGCAACGATGGTTTGGCTGGAAGCAGCCATTTGCTGTATTTCACCGCCGGTCCTGACGATGAAAGCCATGGATTGTTCGGCGTGTTGACACCGGTTCCGGAACCATCAGTCTACGCTATGCTGCTCATCGGTTTAGTTGTGATCGGTAGTGTATTCATACGCCGCAATCCGAGCTAG
- the dapF gene encoding diaminopimelate epimerase has product MRIKAIKMDGCGNSFLVVDEMKTPLMGFNRSLIANALATQHDTDGILFVDVDRLQGTPTMKIFDRDGTEETMCGNGLRCATRYLHDMYIRSGNFSIITGDGKKEVHVIDDLTEVNLGEARDYRQINDQLHYVFTGVPHVVVIGSEMSLENARIFGKSLREEKSLCEFVGHPEGVNVNFIWRDAEGISVRTFEMGVEDVTLSCGTGSAASAYVASKVFGTTLPIMTNSLGGSLKITQIEGRLSIRGQTRYQGKVTGFVNNIHPKSNSPIDYHHHYPQYHW; this is encoded by the coding sequence ATGAGAATAAAAGCGATCAAAATGGATGGATGTGGTAATTCTTTTCTGGTAGTCGATGAAATGAAAACGCCTCTGATGGGATTTAACCGATCCTTGATTGCAAACGCACTGGCAACGCAGCACGATACCGACGGTATTCTTTTTGTCGACGTGGATCGGCTGCAAGGAACGCCGACGATGAAAATTTTCGATCGTGACGGTACCGAAGAAACCATGTGCGGCAATGGTCTGCGTTGCGCAACGCGATATCTGCATGACATGTACATCCGCAGCGGTAATTTTTCGATTATTACCGGCGACGGCAAAAAGGAAGTGCACGTCATCGACGATCTGACCGAAGTGAATTTAGGCGAAGCACGCGACTACCGGCAGATCAACGATCAGCTGCACTACGTCTTTACCGGTGTGCCGCACGTTGTGGTGATTGGTTCGGAAATGAGTCTGGAAAACGCCAGAATATTTGGCAAATCGTTGCGCGAAGAAAAATCGCTGTGCGAGTTCGTCGGCCATCCGGAAGGCGTCAATGTGAATTTTATCTGGCGCGATGCGGAAGGTATTTCGGTACGCACGTTTGAAATGGGTGTTGAGGATGTCACGCTCAGTTGCGGAACCGGAAGCGCAGCAAGCGCCTATGTTGCATCAAAAGTCTTCGGCACCACCTTACCGATTATGACCAACTCACTGGGCGGCAGCCTGAAAATCACGCAAATCGAGGGACGCTTGTCGATTCGTGGACAAACACGCTATCAAGGTAAAGTCACCGGATTTGTAAATAATATTCATCCTAAGTCCAATAGTCCGATCGATTACCATCATCACTACCCGCAGTACCACTGGTAA
- a CDS encoding GNAT family N-acetyltransferase, translating into MIVSISKELFPSLVKIALQDIGSMYQAAIYDELEDIAHGKNFGVCMMDSGEPAGYAIARRTVDTYHLLTLAVDKQHRGKGYGSLMLDSIFAEIERQGGKILNVVTDADANESLRFYLKNGFALTGIVQDEFIPGVAQAHLTRRAGYRPYS; encoded by the coding sequence ATGATCGTATCCATCTCAAAGGAATTATTTCCCAGTCTGGTAAAAATCGCGTTACAGGATATCGGTTCGATGTATCAAGCGGCTATTTATGACGAGTTGGAAGATATCGCGCACGGCAAGAATTTCGGTGTTTGCATGATGGATAGCGGCGAGCCGGCCGGCTATGCGATCGCCAGAAGAACGGTCGACACCTACCATCTGCTGACGCTCGCCGTAGACAAGCAACATCGCGGCAAAGGGTACGGCTCTTTGATGCTGGATAGCATTTTTGCCGAAATCGAGCGCCAGGGAGGGAAAATCCTCAACGTCGTAACCGATGCCGATGCCAACGAAAGCTTGCGGTTTTATCTGAAAAACGGCTTTGCCTTGACCGGCATCGTGCAAGATGAGTTTATTCCGGGCGTAGCCCAAGCGCATCTCACCAGACGGGCGGGCTATAGACCCTACAGCTAG